The following are encoded in a window of Amycolatopsis lexingtonensis genomic DNA:
- a CDS encoding cytochrome P450 yields MSNVPLPLDPTLPRTENYEDGTSVLRSTSFSVDVYHENAVLLAGTLLGSDGDRHRHLKRLEGGLFNPAHLAHYEKSVLAEVVDEELAAIAADRPGDGVPRGDLIPLVRRMALRISAEVVGLDDIDDARLSQLTTLVARLGDGILIQWATRDHAEVMRDALACKDEFWADFVRPALEKRRRQATAGKDLISVILADTTMTWSDDDILKEALLFMAAAAFTTATAVTHAVAELTNWLPDHPEAREKLSDPEFLRVAGMESLRMHPGRHVLFRAAAERTTMPDGTPVEPGQIVLVDKFHANMDEEAYGGAVDEFDPYRTIAEGTAPYGLSFGAGPHQCLGKPLVLGTAAGRRAEPRDGTLALLLGALFRAGVERDPDHPPVRPDSVHDRYESFPVRFTAL; encoded by the coding sequence GTGTCGAACGTCCCACTTCCCCTCGACCCGACGCTCCCGCGCACGGAGAACTACGAGGACGGCACCTCGGTGCTGCGCTCGACGTCGTTCAGCGTCGACGTCTACCACGAGAACGCGGTGCTGCTCGCCGGCACGCTGCTCGGCTCCGACGGCGATCGCCATCGGCACCTGAAGCGGCTCGAAGGAGGCCTGTTCAACCCGGCCCACCTGGCGCACTACGAGAAATCGGTGCTGGCCGAGGTGGTCGACGAGGAACTGGCGGCAATCGCGGCGGACCGGCCCGGCGACGGCGTTCCCCGCGGCGACCTCATCCCGCTGGTGCGCCGGATGGCCCTGCGGATCTCGGCGGAGGTGGTCGGGCTCGACGACATCGACGACGCGCGGCTGTCGCAGCTGACCACGCTCGTCGCCCGGCTCGGTGACGGCATCCTGATCCAGTGGGCGACCCGCGACCACGCCGAGGTCATGCGGGACGCGCTGGCCTGCAAGGACGAGTTCTGGGCGGACTTCGTGCGCCCAGCGTTGGAGAAGCGCCGTCGGCAGGCGACGGCGGGCAAGGACCTGATCTCGGTGATCCTCGCCGACACCACGATGACCTGGTCGGACGACGACATCCTGAAGGAAGCCCTGCTGTTCATGGCCGCCGCGGCCTTCACCACGGCGACGGCGGTGACGCACGCCGTCGCCGAGCTGACGAACTGGCTGCCGGACCACCCCGAAGCGCGCGAGAAGCTCTCGGACCCCGAGTTCCTGCGCGTCGCGGGCATGGAGTCGCTGCGCATGCACCCCGGGCGGCACGTGCTGTTCCGGGCGGCGGCCGAGCGCACGACCATGCCGGACGGGACCCCGGTGGAGCCGGGTCAGATCGTGCTCGTCGACAAGTTCCACGCGAACATGGACGAAGAGGCCTACGGCGGCGCGGTCGACGAGTTCGACCCCTACCGCACGATCGCCGAAGGCACCGCGCCGTACGGCTTGAGCTTCGGCGCCGGTCCCCACCAGTGCCTGGGCAAGCCGCTGGTGCTCGGCACCGCGGCCGGGCGCCGCGCCGAGCCGCGCGACGGGACGCTCGCCCTCCTGCTCGGGGCCCTGTTCCGGGCGGGTGTGGAGCGCGACCCGGACCACCCGCCGGTGCGCCCGGACAGCGTCCACGACCGCTACGAGTCCTTTCCCGTCCGGTTCACCGCGCTCTGA
- a CDS encoding zinc-dependent alcohol dehydrogenase has product MRARAMVQLGPGVLEEQEFEVPVIGDGEALLKIEATGICGSDKTQLDGGLAKSGWSAYPVIPGHEPVGRVVEIGAEARRLWGVEEGQLVAVESVVPCQVCDRCTGGLVKFCRNRFSYGFTPTTFGSGLWGGFAEYLVLRPNTRVHPVPEGIPAEVATLFNPLGAGFDWTVRRGGTLAGDAVVVLGCGQRGLACAVAARAAGADRVVVTGLARDRHKLEIAAKLGVDATVEVDNLPDGCPDVVTAVRAALGGDADRVVDTTPHAVSAIGDAIALVRPGGVVVVAGLKGGADLSGVDADAMVLKAIDIRGVVSVEPWGYRQALRLLGSGRLPVELLHSHTVPLAEVREGIELLSRSDAVHVSVVPETAS; this is encoded by the coding sequence ATGCGTGCACGGGCGATGGTCCAGCTGGGGCCGGGAGTTTTGGAGGAGCAGGAGTTCGAGGTCCCCGTCATCGGGGACGGCGAGGCGCTGCTGAAGATCGAGGCCACCGGGATCTGCGGGAGCGACAAGACGCAGCTCGACGGCGGTCTGGCCAAGAGCGGGTGGTCCGCCTACCCGGTGATCCCCGGGCACGAGCCGGTCGGCCGGGTCGTCGAGATCGGTGCCGAAGCCCGGCGGCTCTGGGGGGTCGAGGAGGGGCAGCTCGTCGCGGTCGAATCCGTGGTGCCGTGCCAGGTGTGCGACCGCTGCACCGGCGGACTCGTGAAGTTCTGCCGCAACCGCTTCTCCTACGGCTTCACCCCGACGACGTTCGGCAGCGGGCTGTGGGGCGGCTTCGCCGAATACCTCGTGCTGCGGCCGAACACCCGGGTGCACCCGGTGCCCGAAGGCATCCCGGCCGAGGTGGCGACGCTGTTCAACCCGCTCGGCGCCGGGTTCGACTGGACAGTGCGCCGCGGCGGGACCCTCGCCGGCGACGCCGTGGTGGTCCTCGGCTGCGGGCAGCGCGGGCTGGCCTGCGCGGTCGCCGCGCGGGCCGCGGGTGCGGACCGCGTCGTCGTGACCGGCCTCGCCCGGGACCGGCACAAGCTCGAGATCGCGGCCAAGCTCGGCGTCGACGCCACCGTCGAGGTGGACAACCTCCCCGACGGCTGTCCCGACGTCGTCACCGCGGTGCGCGCGGCGCTCGGCGGGGACGCCGACCGGGTGGTGGACACGACGCCGCACGCGGTTTCCGCGATCGGCGACGCGATCGCGCTCGTTCGGCCCGGGGGAGTGGTGGTGGTCGCCGGGCTGAAGGGCGGCGCCGACCTGTCCGGAGTGGACGCCGACGCGATGGTGCTCAAGGCGATCGACATCCGGGGCGTGGTGAGCGTCGAGCCGTGGGGTTACCGCCAGGCGCTGCGGCTGCTCGGCTCGGGCCGGTTGCCGGTCGAGCTGCTGCACTCCCACACCGTGCCGCTGGCGGAGGTGCGCGAGGGCATCGAACTGCTCAGCCGGTCCGACGCCGTGCACGTGTCGGTGGTCCCCGAAACAGCGAGCTAG
- a CDS encoding ABC transporter substrate-binding protein produces the protein MQLGYGSGGRKGRMAAVLSLSLGIVLGTTACSGGVGGDAGGDSIKVGAVFALSGVYGAIGGEMLDGVRFAVDEVNAAGGVGGKKLDLEVKDYRSDQSLLPGLANELLQDGVVAVLGPETSTSSVVLDPTMASAKVPMVTAAGLNPKGAYSFSVQPLSGYFDLAAEFAKSRGAKALCDLGVSGASFESLQKVLEPAAAKAGLPMGTRIPFDAAASSLTPQVTQLKSDGCTAVFAGGTGPSVLVVARAMVDLGMTDAILMSQPTNATAATLTQLGAAAPFTSFGLPKVMVADLLPAGDPAEPAIRPFADAWKKAGKPALTTNNAIGYSSVRVVSQAIKDGGPTSEAIYTDLKSGKDFPTPMLTYNFGSARNGTLPDRGDGWFTFARWKPDAKAWELTFTGAAAATGR, from the coding sequence GTGCAACTCGGCTACGGAAGCGGGGGACGCAAGGGGCGGATGGCCGCCGTGCTGTCGCTCTCGCTCGGCATCGTGCTCGGCACCACGGCGTGCAGCGGGGGAGTCGGCGGGGACGCCGGCGGCGACTCGATCAAGGTGGGCGCCGTCTTCGCCCTCAGCGGCGTGTACGGCGCGATCGGCGGCGAAATGCTCGACGGCGTCCGGTTCGCCGTCGACGAAGTCAACGCCGCCGGCGGGGTCGGCGGCAAGAAGCTCGACCTCGAGGTCAAGGATTACCGGTCCGACCAGAGCCTGCTCCCCGGGCTCGCCAACGAGCTGCTGCAGGACGGCGTCGTGGCCGTGCTCGGGCCGGAGACCAGCACCTCCTCGGTCGTGCTGGACCCGACGATGGCCTCGGCCAAGGTCCCGATGGTCACCGCGGCCGGGCTCAACCCCAAGGGCGCCTACAGCTTCAGCGTCCAGCCGCTCAGCGGCTACTTCGACCTCGCGGCCGAATTCGCGAAGAGCCGTGGTGCCAAGGCGTTGTGCGACCTCGGCGTCAGCGGGGCCTCCTTCGAATCGCTGCAGAAGGTCCTGGAACCCGCCGCCGCGAAGGCCGGGCTGCCGATGGGCACGCGCATCCCGTTCGACGCCGCCGCGAGCTCGCTCACCCCGCAGGTGACGCAGCTGAAGAGCGACGGCTGCACGGCGGTCTTCGCGGGCGGCACCGGCCCGTCGGTGCTGGTGGTCGCCCGGGCGATGGTCGACCTCGGGATGACCGACGCGATCCTGATGTCCCAGCCCACCAACGCCACCGCCGCGACGCTGACCCAGCTCGGCGCGGCGGCGCCGTTCACCAGCTTCGGCCTCCCCAAGGTGATGGTGGCCGACCTGCTCCCGGCGGGCGATCCGGCCGAACCGGCGATCCGGCCGTTCGCGGACGCCTGGAAGAAGGCCGGGAAGCCGGCGCTGACGACGAACAACGCGATCGGTTACTCGAGCGTCCGGGTCGTCTCCCAGGCGATCAAGGACGGTGGCCCGACTTCCGAGGCGATCTACACGGACCTCAAGTCCGGCAAGGACTTTCCGACGCCGATGCTGACCTACAACTTCGGGTCGGCGCGCAACGGCACCCTGCCCGACCGCGGGGACGGCTGGTTCACCTTCGCGCGGTGGAAGCCCGACGCCAAGGCGTGGGAGCTCACCTTCACCGGCGCCGCCGCGGCCACCGGCCGCTGA
- a CDS encoding branched-chain amino acid ABC transporter permease — protein MRELQSLFNGIGLGALYALVGLAAAFVLRVTKIMNFAVGGIVVLAGLTAASLAGVPPLPRLVLLLVAGAPVGALVHLVSTRWLASRPGHGQEHDLGGVLVTVALATALQGLGYLLFGSDLRFATPVVPARTLALGGGITVTTGTLLLVAAVVLGGLGSWVVLERSRLGRALRAVSDDPVTARLSGVRVPTMAFLAYALLGVLCFFVGDISAEVVGVTPDNVFHIIVGALFGLVIGGGERIAGPIVGGLVIGIAEAVVNARGGQFTATVVQLGLVLVILLVKPRGLFPDRTSRVVG, from the coding sequence GTGCGGGAACTCCAATCATTGTTCAACGGAATCGGGCTGGGCGCGCTGTACGCCCTGGTCGGCCTCGCGGCCGCGTTCGTCCTGCGGGTCACGAAGATCATGAACTTCGCGGTGGGCGGGATCGTGGTGCTGGCCGGCCTGACGGCGGCATCACTCGCGGGAGTGCCCCCGCTGCCGCGGCTGGTGCTGCTCCTCGTGGCCGGTGCGCCGGTCGGCGCGCTCGTGCACCTCGTCTCGACGCGGTGGCTCGCGAGCCGTCCGGGGCACGGCCAGGAACACGACCTCGGCGGGGTGCTCGTGACGGTCGCGCTGGCGACCGCCCTGCAGGGGCTGGGCTACCTCCTGTTCGGTTCGGACCTGCGGTTCGCCACCCCGGTGGTGCCGGCGCGCACGCTGGCGCTCGGCGGCGGGATCACGGTCACGACCGGCACCCTGCTGCTCGTCGCGGCGGTCGTGCTCGGCGGGCTCGGCAGCTGGGTGGTGCTGGAACGCTCCCGGCTGGGCCGGGCGCTGCGGGCGGTGTCCGACGACCCGGTCACCGCCCGGCTGTCGGGCGTGCGCGTCCCGACGATGGCTTTCCTCGCCTACGCGCTGCTGGGCGTGCTGTGCTTCTTCGTCGGCGACATCTCCGCCGAGGTCGTCGGGGTCACCCCCGACAACGTCTTCCACATCATCGTCGGCGCCTTGTTCGGGCTGGTGATCGGCGGCGGCGAGCGCATCGCCGGGCCGATCGTCGGCGGCCTGGTCATCGGGATCGCCGAAGCGGTCGTGAACGCGCGAGGTGGGCAGTTCACCGCCACCGTAGTCCAATTAGGACTCGTGCTGGTGATCCTCCTGGTGAAACCCCGGGGCCTGTTCCCGGACCGGACGAGCAGGGTGGTCGGATGA
- a CDS encoding ATP-binding cassette domain-containing protein, with product MNERFLRRAIQSIVVALYLYGLFGGSYAFQATLTTVSFTAALAVAYSLVLGYLDVFNFSQHAVIGISAYGFAITAAATGSVWWAVLVSAACSVALLVAVAGLSVRLTGFQLGLVTISAGAVFLTALTTFTDLTGGSSGITDFPRWVDFSARETGPALALGVAVLVGVGLVVRLFMSGRVGRLGVAIGDDVFLARVVGTNVVAVRIGVAVVSGLLTAVATVLWVQEQKVVVPTTYGLPLLIQIFLVLMVGGRRSIWGPVAASVVVVGVPGWIGGLDGNVLTIVFALLVILVVVRRPTGLFPEALRDRRRRWLVRRSPAGDLEDRPEIVALAADGVRKSFGSVVALDGVSIGFEPGRITAIIGSNGSGKTTLLNCLNGIWPPEAGRIGLRWSDGADREVRWGRVHRLARHGLGRSFQVPRLAAGLSVRDNVGLACDGWGRRADPERLEAVLERWALTAWLDRPVAVLPHGVRRWVELARLELGGCRVLLLDEPAAGLTDEEVEFLVEALRRWRADGCAVVLVEHDHDLVERIADRTVVMVGGRIVGVGDLAELRARGDLHDVIGSGTRS from the coding sequence ATGAACGAGCGGTTTCTGCGGCGGGCGATCCAGTCGATCGTCGTCGCGCTGTACCTCTACGGCCTCTTCGGTGGCAGCTACGCGTTCCAGGCGACGCTGACGACGGTGTCGTTCACCGCGGCACTGGCGGTGGCCTACTCCCTGGTGCTCGGCTACCTGGACGTCTTCAACTTCTCCCAGCACGCCGTGATCGGGATTTCGGCGTACGGCTTCGCGATCACAGCCGCGGCCACCGGGTCGGTGTGGTGGGCGGTGCTGGTCTCGGCGGCTTGCTCCGTCGCGCTGCTGGTCGCGGTGGCGGGCCTGAGCGTCCGGTTGACCGGGTTCCAGCTCGGCCTGGTCACCATCTCGGCGGGCGCGGTGTTCCTGACCGCGCTCACCACGTTCACCGACCTCACCGGCGGTTCGTCCGGGATCACGGACTTCCCGCGCTGGGTGGACTTCTCGGCCCGCGAGACGGGACCCGCGCTCGCGCTCGGCGTCGCCGTGCTGGTCGGCGTCGGGCTCGTCGTGCGGCTGTTCATGTCCGGGCGGGTCGGCCGCCTCGGCGTGGCGATCGGCGACGACGTGTTCCTGGCCCGGGTGGTCGGCACCAACGTCGTCGCCGTCCGGATCGGCGTCGCCGTGGTGAGCGGGCTGCTCACCGCCGTCGCCACGGTCTTGTGGGTGCAGGAGCAGAAGGTCGTGGTGCCGACGACCTACGGGCTGCCGCTGCTGATCCAGATCTTCCTCGTGCTGATGGTCGGCGGACGGCGCAGCATCTGGGGCCCGGTGGCGGCGAGCGTCGTCGTGGTCGGCGTGCCGGGCTGGATCGGCGGCCTGGACGGCAACGTCCTGACGATCGTGTTCGCGTTGCTGGTGATCCTCGTGGTCGTGCGCCGCCCGACGGGACTGTTCCCCGAGGCGCTGCGCGACCGCCGACGGCGGTGGCTCGTGCGCCGCTCACCCGCGGGTGACCTCGAGGACCGGCCCGAGATCGTCGCCCTCGCCGCGGACGGCGTCCGGAAGTCGTTCGGCTCGGTGGTGGCGCTCGACGGTGTCTCGATCGGTTTCGAGCCGGGTCGGATCACCGCGATCATCGGCTCCAACGGGTCCGGCAAGACGACGTTGCTGAACTGCCTCAACGGGATCTGGCCGCCGGAGGCCGGGCGGATCGGCCTGCGCTGGTCCGACGGCGCCGACCGGGAGGTCCGCTGGGGCCGGGTGCACCGGCTCGCCCGGCACGGTCTCGGCCGCAGCTTCCAGGTGCCGCGCCTGGCCGCGGGCCTGAGCGTGCGCGACAACGTCGGGCTGGCCTGTGACGGCTGGGGCCGGCGCGCCGACCCCGAGCGGCTGGAGGCGGTACTGGAACGGTGGGCGCTGACGGCGTGGCTCGACCGCCCGGTGGCGGTGCTGCCGCACGGCGTGCGCCGGTGGGTGGAGCTGGCGCGGCTGGAGCTCGGCGGCTGCCGCGTGCTGCTGCTCGACGAACCGGCCGCCGGGCTGACCGACGAAGAGGTCGAATTCCTGGTCGAGGCGCTGCGGCGCTGGCGGGCGGACGGGTGCGCCGTCGTGCTCGTCGAGCACGACCACGACCTGGTGGAGCGGATCGCCGACCGCACGGTGGTGATGGTGGGCGGCCGGATCGTCGGGGTCGGCGACCTCGCCGAGCTGCGCGCCCGCGGCGACCTGCACGACGTCATCGGATCCGGGACGAGGAGCTGA
- a CDS encoding ABC transporter ATP-binding protein: MLRRTFTSAPVRALVLEDADIGYGQMVVLRGVGFTVGAGECAGVLGPNGAGKTTLLSCLAGVLGPGRGSVIGLTGDGERVDLTRAGPEARRFAGISFVPEGRRIFPRLTVAETLRFAHEALRRPRAAADEAIEEVYTRFPSLAGRRHVAAGMLSGGEQQMLSLARAMAGDPSVLLVDEPFMGLAPKVVDELIGYFRELRATGVTLVVADESATTIDQLGPERTLDVRDLPTAVGG, translated from the coding sequence ATGCTGCGACGAACGTTCACGAGTGCTCCGGTGCGCGCCCTCGTCCTCGAGGACGCGGACATCGGGTACGGGCAGATGGTCGTGCTGCGCGGGGTCGGCTTCACGGTCGGGGCCGGCGAGTGCGCCGGCGTGCTCGGGCCCAACGGCGCGGGCAAGACGACGCTGCTGAGCTGCCTGGCCGGGGTGCTGGGCCCGGGCCGGGGTTCGGTCATCGGATTGACCGGCGACGGCGAGCGCGTCGACCTGACGCGGGCGGGCCCCGAAGCCCGGCGGTTCGCGGGGATCTCGTTCGTTCCCGAGGGCCGCCGCATCTTCCCCCGGCTGACCGTGGCGGAGACGCTGCGGTTCGCCCACGAAGCCCTGCGCCGGCCGCGGGCGGCCGCCGACGAGGCGATCGAGGAGGTCTACACCCGGTTTCCCAGCCTCGCCGGGCGGCGGCACGTCGCCGCGGGCATGCTCAGCGGCGGCGAGCAGCAGATGCTGTCGCTGGCGCGGGCGATGGCGGGGGATCCCTCGGTGCTCCTGGTGGACGAGCCGTTCATGGGGCTGGCGCCCAAGGTGGTCGACGAGCTGATCGGCTACTTCCGCGAGCTGCGCGCCACCGGCGTGACGCTCGTCGTCGCCGACGAAAGCGCCACCACGATCGACCAGCTCGGCCCGGAACGCACCCTGGACGTGCGCGACCTGCCCACCGCGGTGGGTGGCTGA
- a CDS encoding SDR family NAD(P)-dependent oxidoreductase, giving the protein MPGAGGGPVVVTGAAGGIGLEYARAFAAQGRPVAVFDRAERVLDLASEGMLGVVADVADEDSVDAAFTRVEREFGAPTVLVNNAALFADLPFTGWRDIDVATWDRVLAVNLRGPFLCARRALPGMTGFGRIVNISSTTAHVGGHQRLHYAASKAGVIGFTRALAREVGAAGVTVNAVAPGSTQSEGVLERYPREVLDSAIAARAIPRAAVPADLVGAVLFLASEAASFITGQTIVVDGGHVFL; this is encoded by the coding sequence ATGCCGGGGGCCGGCGGCGGCCCGGTCGTCGTCACCGGGGCCGCGGGCGGGATCGGGCTGGAGTACGCCCGGGCGTTCGCGGCCCAGGGCCGTCCGGTGGCGGTGTTCGACCGCGCCGAGCGGGTCCTCGACCTCGCTTCCGAGGGGATGCTCGGCGTGGTCGCCGACGTCGCCGACGAGGACTCGGTCGACGCGGCGTTCACCCGCGTCGAGCGCGAGTTCGGCGCGCCCACGGTGCTGGTCAACAACGCGGCGCTGTTCGCGGATCTGCCCTTCACCGGGTGGCGGGACATCGACGTGGCGACGTGGGACCGGGTGCTGGCGGTGAACCTGCGCGGACCGTTCTTGTGCGCGCGCCGGGCCCTGCCGGGGATGACGGGCTTCGGCCGGATCGTCAACATCAGCTCGACGACGGCGCACGTCGGAGGTCACCAGCGGCTCCACTACGCCGCGTCGAAGGCGGGCGTCATCGGGTTCACCCGCGCGCTCGCCCGCGAGGTCGGGGCGGCGGGGGTGACGGTGAACGCGGTCGCCCCCGGCAGTACGCAGTCCGAAGGGGTGCTCGAGCGCTACCCGCGTGAGGTGCTCGACAGTGCGATCGCGGCGCGGGCGATTCCCCGTGCGGCGGTGCCCGCCGACCTCGTGGGCGCGGTCCTGTTCCTCGCCTCGGAGGCGGCGTCGTTCATCACCGGGCAGACGATTGTCGTGGACGGCGGCCATGTCTTCCTCTGA
- a CDS encoding cysteine hydrolase family protein, giving the protein MSSSETVEAAMARLLAGLGSGRRHGPGRRPAVVVVDLQRHFIDADPGVSGAVVATAGLLDHARRAAVPVYLVRIGFDDLADADPAWAARFDLSPLLRGAPGTAFDPRIGPREGDVVVDKRHASAFAGTDLGTRLSEKDIDTVLLCGLTTSGCVRATAVDAASLGLRVEIVLPCVADPRPLSGPVALADLADRYADVISLDEAVRLLAAAA; this is encoded by the coding sequence ATGTCTTCCTCTGAGACCGTCGAAGCCGCGATGGCCCGCTTGCTCGCGGGCCTGGGCTCCGGCCGCCGGCACGGACCGGGCCGCCGACCGGCGGTGGTCGTCGTCGACTTGCAGCGCCATTTCATCGACGCGGACCCGGGTGTCTCCGGCGCCGTGGTGGCCACGGCGGGGTTGCTCGACCACGCGCGCCGGGCGGCGGTCCCGGTGTACCTCGTGCGCATCGGCTTCGACGACCTCGCGGACGCCGACCCGGCCTGGGCGGCCCGGTTCGACCTGAGCCCGTTGCTGCGCGGGGCGCCGGGGACCGCGTTCGACCCCCGGATCGGGCCGCGCGAGGGAGACGTCGTGGTGGACAAGCGCCACGCTTCCGCTTTCGCCGGAACGGATCTGGGGACCCGACTGTCCGAAAAGGACATCGATACGGTGCTGCTCTGCGGGCTCACCACGAGCGGCTGCGTGCGCGCGACCGCGGTGGACGCGGCGTCGCTGGGACTGCGGGTGGAGATCGTGCTGCCGTGCGTGGCGGATCCGCGGCCGCTGTCGGGCCCGGTGGCGTTGGCGGACCTGGCGGACCGGTACGCGGATGTGATCAGCCTCGATGAAGCCGTGCGGCTGCTGGCCGCAGCGGCCTAA
- a CDS encoding alpha/beta fold hydrolase, which produces MTTPCRHRCGFTDDPSTYYEVFEPLEPNGHPPVLMVTGGVHSGACYHVTPDGHPGWADDFLGRGHTVVLADWPGVGRSGHVPPGELTGQTIVDGLAAVIEEVGGRAVVLTHSIGGAFGWKLAEQHPDAVAAVIGVAPAPPGNLGAELGHLVRDEGSRKVVAMPSGETTLDLDGTLTFPPAFHRAKLVGSSTRFPRETLDAYFRSLQGISGRIVFERTNIGGAQLHIEDESALEGKHILVVTGTEDIDHPRELDGAVVEWLKKAGARAEQCWLGDRGITGNGHMTMLENNSTEIAGIMLDWLETALKA; this is translated from the coding sequence ATGACGACACCGTGCCGCCACCGGTGCGGCTTCACCGACGACCCGTCGACCTACTACGAGGTGTTCGAGCCCCTGGAGCCGAACGGCCACCCACCGGTCCTGATGGTGACGGGCGGCGTGCATTCGGGCGCGTGCTACCACGTAACACCGGACGGCCACCCGGGCTGGGCCGACGACTTCCTCGGCCGCGGCCACACGGTGGTCCTGGCTGACTGGCCGGGCGTCGGCCGCAGCGGCCACGTCCCACCGGGCGAGCTGACCGGCCAGACCATTGTGGACGGCCTGGCGGCGGTGATCGAAGAGGTAGGCGGCCGGGCGGTGGTGCTGACGCACTCGATCGGCGGCGCTTTCGGCTGGAAACTGGCCGAGCAGCACCCGGACGCGGTCGCGGCGGTGATCGGGGTGGCACCGGCACCACCCGGCAACCTGGGGGCCGAGCTGGGCCACCTGGTACGAGACGAGGGCAGCCGCAAGGTGGTCGCGATGCCATCCGGCGAGACGACGCTGGACCTCGACGGGACGTTGACGTTTCCCCCGGCATTCCACCGCGCGAAGCTGGTGGGCTCGAGCACGCGCTTCCCCAGGGAAACGCTGGACGCGTATTTCCGTTCCCTGCAGGGCATCAGCGGCCGAATAGTGTTCGAGCGCACGAACATCGGCGGTGCCCAGCTCCACATCGAGGACGAGTCCGCGTTGGAGGGCAAGCACATCCTGGTGGTGACGGGCACGGAAGACATCGACCACCCCAGGGAGCTGGACGGCGCGGTGGTGGAGTGGCTGAAGAAGGCGGGCGCGAGAGCAGAGCAGTGCTGGCTGGGCGACCGAGGCATCACGGGCAACGGCCACATGACGATGCTGGAGAACAACAGCACGGAGATAGCCGGAATAATGCTGGACTGGCTGGAGACGGCCCTAAAGGCGTAA
- a CDS encoding SDR family oxidoreductase: MDSSVTVVVGVGGMGLAIARRLGAGTTLVLGDHDEARLGRAAAELRGEGHQVVAQTVDVADRASVAALAATAADLGAVSRLAHTAGVSPAQAPADRILRVDLVGAAFAIEEFGEVIAPGGAGVVIASMAGHRLSALPPEQELELAVTPVEHLLDLPCVREVARSPRTAYWLAKRGNHLRVQAAAPRWGERGARLNSISPGVVATPMGHQEFSGPGGDRMREAVATSAAGRVGTPADVAAAAAFLLGPEAGFITGTDLLVDGGVTAVRAQEARTAGAR; this comes from the coding sequence ATGGACTCGAGCGTGACGGTGGTGGTCGGGGTCGGCGGCATGGGCCTGGCGATCGCCCGGCGATTGGGCGCCGGGACCACTTTGGTGCTCGGCGACCACGACGAAGCACGGCTCGGCCGGGCCGCCGCGGAGCTGCGCGGCGAAGGCCACCAGGTGGTGGCGCAGACCGTGGACGTCGCCGATCGCGCATCGGTGGCCGCGCTCGCCGCCACCGCCGCGGATCTCGGCGCGGTCAGCCGGCTCGCCCACACCGCCGGCGTGTCCCCCGCCCAGGCGCCCGCCGACCGGATCCTGCGGGTCGACCTCGTGGGAGCCGCGTTCGCCATCGAGGAGTTCGGCGAGGTCATCGCCCCCGGCGGCGCCGGCGTGGTCATCGCGAGCATGGCCGGGCACCGCCTGTCCGCCCTGCCGCCCGAACAGGAACTGGAGCTGGCCGTGACCCCGGTCGAACACCTGCTGGACCTGCCGTGCGTCCGAGAAGTGGCGCGATCACCGCGCACCGCCTACTGGCTGGCCAAGCGGGGCAACCACCTGCGGGTCCAGGCCGCCGCGCCGCGGTGGGGCGAGCGGGGCGCCCGCCTCAACTCGATCAGCCCGGGCGTGGTCGCCACCCCCATGGGGCACCAGGAGTTCAGCGGGCCGGGCGGCGACCGCATGCGCGAGGCAGTGGCGACGTCGGCAGCCGGGCGGGTCGGCACGCCCGCCGACGTCGCCGCCGCGGCGGCCTTCCTCCTGGGCCCCGAGGCCGGGTTCATCACCGGCACCGACCTCCTGGTCGACGGCGGCGTGACGGCGGTGCGGGCACAGGAAGCGCGCACGGCGGGTGCGCGATGA